Proteins from one Nitrospirae bacterium CG2_30_53_67 genomic window:
- a CDS encoding transcriptional regulator, with translation MKLLLIIYDVDFDEDVMETLNHCRVTGYTQWDRVLGKGKNSDPKLDTPVWPGFNRAVAVAVEEEIEDTVMKAVQELSDRLGGSGFKVFELPVIRVV, from the coding sequence ATGAAGCTGCTATTAATAATTTATGATGTGGACTTCGACGAAGACGTCATGGAGACTCTCAACCACTGCCGCGTCACCGGCTACACCCAGTGGGACCGCGTCCTGGGAAAAGGGAAGAACTCCGATCCTAAGCTCGACACCCCGGTCTGGCCCGGCTTCAACCGCGCCGTGGCTGTGGCCGTAGAAGAAGAGATCGAAGACACGGTCATGAAGGCCGTGCAGGAACTGTCGGACAGACTCGGCGGCTCCGGGTTCAAGGTTTTTGAACTGCCTGTGATCCGGGTTGTCTAA
- a CDS encoding acriflavin resistance protein translates to MKLPEFSVRQPVAILMLFLGVFIIGLFSMSRLGIDMFPNIEPPVISIMTNWPGASASDVETEVTKEIENWVSVVNNLDTLTSKSIDNLSLVQCKFDWGTDLDEAGNDIRDALEMAKKELPGDIEQPMLFKFSSATAPILFLTVTGDLTWPRLFHLADKKIADELKRIPGVGGMEIYGGLRRRINIYFDIRKLEGFNLSIEQVNRVLAAENLNIPAGSIKSGLREYFVRIPGRYRTMEEIRDTVIGHEGSRPVYLRDVAAVEDAYKPVDLHGWGDGKEGLVMILQKQTGKNTVDVTRRVKHELDRIRSGLPSDVQVNVVMDNSDNILTSVRNLADTLMWSIFFVVIVTVFFLRRVRTAVIISLIIPFSLIISFILLYLFGYTINLMSLMSLAIASGMVVDNGIVVLENITRHVEHGGRVTTAAVFGTSEMGMAITASTMTTAVIFLPLMFLTGLAGIIFKQLGFVLVATLMASLFTSLSLTPMLSSRWLRPAPGKGSERNGVLGRFYGKTEAWFEWIEEAYSRLLTWALGHKKTVVLLSVCFFMSGLSLIPFLSTSFMPKTDTGDLSIDFRLPEGTRIEESTKVIEEIFHNVDDVIRPEELLHSYAFGGQTERGIGVALGFDEGPNVGNLFFKMAPKTERERSTDEIAAALRKKVEKIPGISKIRVSAQDPVSMALMGSNKPISVEIQGSDLDENVAFARKLRDVLYKMPGLVDVAVTQKDPRPELWVDVDRQKAAALGLNIAAVAGTLRNYFYGKDASEYKDAADSYDIFTRFDEADKDRLQNLLDAPIFTPDGRKIRLSNLARIVEGEGPIEIERKNRQQVVRVEADLFGRALGDATKEIRETLEGMGLPDGVTVSFGGDVEEQKKAFGELTSLLILGILLVYMIMAALFENLRDPFIIMFSIPFAFTGVIYAFYLTGVSLGLISFMGVIMLMGIVVNNAIILVDYIHLLQKRGYELLDAVTQAGKHRLRPVLMTTLTTLFGMVPLAVSRQVGAEVWNPLGITMIGGLTVSTLVTLVLIPTIYYMFERRKKTGFEDSRGRGVK, encoded by the coding sequence ATGAAGCTTCCGGAGTTTTCAGTCAGACAGCCCGTGGCCATCCTCATGCTCTTCCTGGGGGTCTTCATCATCGGCCTTTTCTCCATGTCCCGTCTCGGCATCGACATGTTTCCCAACATCGAGCCGCCGGTGATCTCCATCATGACCAACTGGCCAGGGGCCTCGGCATCGGACGTGGAGACCGAGGTCACCAAGGAGATCGAAAACTGGGTCAGCGTGGTCAACAATCTCGACACCCTGACCTCCAAGTCCATTGACAACCTTTCCCTGGTCCAGTGCAAGTTCGACTGGGGCACGGACCTGGACGAAGCCGGAAACGACATCCGGGACGCCCTGGAGATGGCCAAGAAGGAGCTGCCCGGCGATATCGAACAGCCCATGCTCTTCAAGTTCAGCAGCGCCACGGCCCCGATCCTCTTTCTCACCGTCACCGGGGATCTGACCTGGCCGAGGCTCTTCCATCTCGCGGACAAAAAGATCGCCGACGAGCTGAAGCGGATCCCGGGCGTGGGGGGCATGGAGATCTACGGCGGGCTCCGGCGGCGGATCAACATCTACTTCGACATTCGAAAGCTCGAGGGCTTCAACCTCTCCATCGAACAGGTCAACCGCGTGCTTGCCGCCGAAAATCTGAACATCCCGGCGGGGAGCATCAAGTCAGGCCTGCGTGAGTATTTTGTCCGGATTCCCGGCCGGTACCGGACCATGGAGGAGATCCGGGACACGGTGATCGGGCATGAAGGATCAAGGCCCGTCTATCTCCGGGACGTGGCCGCGGTGGAGGACGCGTACAAGCCCGTGGACCTGCACGGCTGGGGGGACGGCAAGGAAGGCCTGGTGATGATCCTGCAGAAGCAGACCGGCAAGAACACCGTGGACGTGACCCGCCGGGTCAAGCACGAGCTCGACCGGATCCGATCCGGCCTGCCATCGGACGTCCAGGTCAATGTGGTCATGGACAACTCCGATAACATCCTGACCTCGGTCAGGAACCTGGCCGATACGTTGATGTGGAGCATTTTTTTCGTGGTCATCGTAACGGTCTTTTTCCTAAGACGGGTGCGGACCGCCGTGATCATCTCGCTGATCATTCCCTTTTCTTTGATCATCTCCTTTATCCTGCTCTACCTCTTCGGTTATACCATCAATCTCATGTCCCTCATGTCCCTGGCCATTGCCTCGGGCATGGTCGTGGACAACGGGATCGTGGTGCTCGAGAACATTACGCGGCACGTGGAACATGGGGGCCGCGTCACGACCGCGGCCGTCTTCGGGACGAGCGAGATGGGCATGGCCATCACCGCCTCCACCATGACCACGGCGGTGATCTTTCTCCCTCTGATGTTCCTGACCGGGCTCGCGGGGATCATCTTCAAACAGCTCGGCTTCGTGCTCGTGGCGACCCTCATGGCCTCCCTCTTCACGTCCCTTTCTTTGACGCCCATGCTCTCCTCCCGATGGCTCAGGCCCGCGCCTGGAAAAGGCTCTGAGCGGAACGGGGTCCTGGGGAGGTTCTACGGCAAGACCGAAGCGTGGTTTGAATGGATCGAAGAGGCCTACAGCCGGCTGCTCACCTGGGCGCTTGGCCATAAGAAGACCGTGGTTCTCCTATCCGTCTGCTTTTTTATGAGCGGGCTCTCGCTCATTCCGTTCCTCTCCACCTCCTTCATGCCCAAGACCGACACCGGGGACCTGAGCATCGACTTCAGGCTTCCCGAGGGGACCCGGATCGAAGAGAGCACAAAGGTCATCGAGGAGATCTTTCATAATGTTGACGATGTGATTCGTCCCGAAGAGCTTTTGCATTCCTATGCCTTCGGCGGGCAGACCGAGCGGGGGATCGGCGTAGCCCTGGGCTTTGATGAAGGGCCGAACGTGGGGAACCTCTTTTTCAAGATGGCACCCAAGACAGAGAGAGAGAGGAGCACCGATGAGATCGCTGCGGCCCTGAGAAAGAAGGTGGAGAAGATCCCGGGGATCAGCAAGATCCGCGTGAGCGCGCAGGACCCGGTCTCCATGGCGCTCATGGGGAGCAATAAACCGATCTCCGTCGAGATCCAGGGCTCGGATCTGGACGAAAACGTCGCCTTCGCCCGAAAGCTCAGGGACGTCCTCTACAAGATGCCGGGGCTGGTGGACGTGGCTGTGACCCAGAAGGACCCGAGGCCCGAGCTCTGGGTGGATGTGGACCGGCAAAAGGCCGCGGCCCTGGGGCTGAACATCGCTGCCGTCGCGGGGACTCTCAGAAACTATTTTTACGGAAAGGATGCCTCCGAATACAAGGACGCAGCGGACAGCTACGACATCTTCACCCGATTTGACGAGGCCGACAAGGATCGTCTCCAAAACCTGCTCGACGCCCCGATCTTCACCCCCGACGGAAGGAAGATCCGGCTGAGCAACCTGGCCCGGATTGTGGAAGGGGAGGGTCCCATTGAGATCGAGCGCAAGAACCGGCAGCAGGTCGTACGCGTGGAGGCGGATCTGTTCGGGCGCGCCCTCGGCGACGCCACCAAAGAGATCCGAGAGACCCTTGAGGGCATGGGGCTTCCCGACGGGGTTACCGTGAGTTTCGGCGGCGACGTGGAGGAGCAGAAGAAGGCCTTCGGCGAGTTGACGTCCCTGCTCATCCTGGGGATCCTCCTGGTTTACATGATCATGGCCGCATTGTTTGAGAACCTGAGGGACCCGTTCATCATCATGTTCTCCATCCCCTTTGCCTTTACCGGGGTGATCTATGCCTTTTACCTCACCGGCGTGAGCCTGGGGCTCATCTCCTTCATGGGAGTGATCATGCTCATGGGGATCGTGGTGAACAATGCGATCATCCTCGTGGACTATATCCATCTCCTGCAGAAGCGGGGTTACGAGCTGCTCGATGCCGTGACCCAGGCCGGAAAGCACCGCCTGAGGCCCGTGCTCATGACCACGCTCACCACGCTCTTCGGCATGGTCCCCCTGGCCGTGTCCCGGCAGGTGGGCGCGGAGGTCTGGAACCCCCTGGGAATCACCATGATCGGAGGACTCACCGTCTCCACCCTGGTGACGCTGGTCCTGATCCCGACCATCTACTATATGTTTGAGAGAAGAAAAAAGACAGGGTTCGAGGATTCAAGGGGTCGAGGGGTCAAGTGA